In the genome of Thermus antranikianii DSM 12462, the window GACATCACCAGCACATCGGGGGGGACCTTGGCCAGCTTCAGGAGGGCCCGCCGCTGCAACACGCCGAAGCGGTGCTCCTCGTCCACCACCGCCAGGCCCAGGTCCTTGAACCCTACTCCCTCCTGGATGAGGGCGTGGGTGCCCACCGCCACCTGGGCCTCCCCGGAAAGAAGCCTCTCGATAGCCCCCTCCCGCTCCTTGGGGGTCATGGAGCCCAGAAGGAGCTCCACCCGCACCCCCAGGGGGAAGAGGTAGCGGGTGAGGTTCTGGTAGTGCTGCTTGGCCAGGATCTCCGTGGGGGCCATAAGGGCTCCCTGGGCCCCGTTCAGGGCGGCGAGGTAGAGGGCGTAGGCGGCCACCACGGTTTTACCCGAGCCCACGTCCCCCTGGAGGAGGCGGGCCATCTGCCTGGGGCTTTGCATGTCCTGGGCGATTTCCGCCATAACCCTTTCCTGGGCCCGGGTCAGGGGGAAGGGAAGGGTTTTCTTGAAGGTTTCCGTCCAGGTTTCCTCCACCTTAAAGCTTCGGCCCAGGACCAGCCCCCCGGCGTCCAAGAGGGCTTTTAGCTCCAAGAGCACGTACTCGTCAAACTTAAGGCGGAGGAGGGCCTTCTTGAGGGCCTCCTCGTCCTCGGGGAAGTGGATCTGGCGAAGGGCCTCGGAGTAGGGAAGAAGGCGGTGCTCCTCCCGGTAAGGCTCCAGGGGGTCAGGGAGGGGGAGGGCCGTTTCCAGGGCCCGGTGGACGGTGCGGCGCAAAAAGGCCTGTCCGATGCCCTCCTTAGCAGGGTAGATGGGCACGATCCGGCCCGTGGAGAGGGACTCGGTGCCCTCGTTCTCGAAGTGCTCCACGTAAAGCTGCACCCCGTTGCGCTTCTGTACCCTTCCCGTGACGATGAGGGTCTCCCCCTCTTGGATCTGGGAAAGGACCCAGGTCTGGTTGAACCAGACCAGGGTGATGCGGAAGCCCCAGGCGTCCTGGGCCCGCACCTGCACCAGCTGCATCCCCTTCTTGGGGGTTTTCACCAGCTCCTTGCTCAGGACCTTCACGGAGAGGGTGGCCTTCTGGCCGTCCTCCAGGAAGCGTACCCCGGGGAGGGTCCTGCGGTCCTCGTAGCGGCGGGGATAGTAGTGGAGGAGGTCCCGCACCGTGTGGAGGGAAAGTTCCGCAAGCTTTTTCCGGCTTTGCGGGGGAACCAGGAGGTGGGCGGGGTCCTGGGGGGTAAGGCGGCGGGATGGGGAAGGAAGGGAGGCCGCCTGTGCCCTGGGGGGAGGGGCCGTCAGGCCGTCTTTAAGGAAGCGGATGGCCTCCAAGAGGATCTCCTTTCGTTCCTCCGGGGT includes:
- the recG gene encoding ATP-dependent DNA helicase RecG, which translates into the protein MEGVREGELRERLLRPILRELKDGARDQVVVGGLENLIQNLAKPFPRLQSLFQGYGGKTPEERKEILLEAIRFLKDGLTAPPPRAQAASLPSPSRRLTPQDPAHLLVPPQSRKKLAELSLHTVRDLLHYYPRRYEDRRTLPGVRFLEDGQKATLSVKVLSKELVKTPKKGMQLVQVRAQDAWGFRITLVWFNQTWVLSQIQEGETLIVTGRVQKRNGVQLYVEHFENEGTESLSTGRIVPIYPAKEGIGQAFLRRTVHRALETALPLPDPLEPYREEHRLLPYSEALRQIHFPEDEEALKKALLRLKFDEYVLLELKALLDAGGLVLGRSFKVEETWTETFKKTLPFPLTRAQERVMAEIAQDMQSPRQMARLLQGDVGSGKTVVAAYALYLAALNGAQGALMAPTEILAKQHYQNLTRYLFPLGVRVELLLGSMTPKEREGAIERLLSGEAQVAVGTHALIQEGVGFKDLGLAVVDEEHRFGVLQRRALLKLAKVPPDVLVMSATPIPRSLALTLYGDLEVSILDEMPPGRKPVKTKVLPHRLRLQAYAFAREEVRKGHQVFVVAPAIEESEELDLKAATALYEELKGLLPEVRMALLHGRMPAREKDSVMEAFRKGEFDLLVSTTVVEVGVDIPRASLIIVENAERFGLAQLHQLRGRVGRGGLEGYAILIAGEASQKTLKRLKVLEESGDGFYIAEMDLKLRGPGELRGTRQSGYPELKLGDLSQDTEVIEQARALAKRILEMDPDLSLPQHQALKEELRAQAERIGFREVI